The genome window AATGTATTAGAAAAATTATTAATTACTTTGCCTGTTCTTTCTTTAAGTTTGGTTTCAATCTGAATATCTAAAACATCCTTGCTCCAACCATTTTCAATAGCTTTATAAGCATACCACAGTCTACTTTCTCCATCAGAAAGTTTATCCAACAATGATATGTTTGTTCTCCATGGTAATTGTGCAACGATCCGTTGCACAATTTCATAATCTCTCCAACAGTCTGCAAATTTGCGCATATATTTAATATTTCTTGGTGAAAATCCATTCATATCAGGAAATGCTTCTTTTAAGTCTTTAGATATTCTATCGATAACTTTAGCACCCCAGCCTTGTTGATTCTGCTTTTCTAAAACAGCTCGTCCAATATTCCAATACATGCAAATCATACTTGAATTTGCAGATAGTACAGCGGTGATTCTCCTATTTTTTATTTCATTCTTTACGTCTTCAATAAATCTAAAATATGTTTCATCCATTTCAGATAAATTGGGGGCAGCAGGAATTATAACTCCCTGCTTCTCTTTTCCTATATGTTTCCTTTTATCCATAATTAGCCGTTCTCCATTCGCTACTTTATATTTTATATTGTACTATAAATATTAAGTCTATTCAATATAATATTTATTTATACACCAAAAGGATGTAACAAATCGTTACCCCCTCTTAGTTTTTTGTCATTTCCTTACTTAAACTTCTTAATTCATCGAAAGTTAATTCCTTATAATTCTTAGCTGAATTCAAAACAGAATCCGTTGTATCGGGCAATCCGGCCATAACTTTTTTGTCCGAAAGGGATTGCTCCGTAATCCCCGGAACATTCGCTTTTGCCCTGCTCCGCAGGTCAATCGCTCATGTTCCGGCCCTGCCATATGTCAAAGCCTCTTTGCGTGCAAGCACGCCTTCGGCTTTGCCGCATACCTCACTACTTTTTTGTCCGAAAGGGATTGCTCCGTAATCCCCGGAACATTCGCTTTTGCCCTGCTCCGCAGGTCAATCGCTCATGTTCCGGCCCTGCCATATGTCAAAGCCTCTTTGCGTGCAAGCACGCCTTCGGCTTTGCCGCATACCTCACTACTTTTTTGTCCGAAAGGAATTGCTCCGCAACCCCCGGAACATTCGCTTTTGCCCTGCTCCGCAGGTCAACCGCTCATGTTCCGGCCCTGCCATATGGCAAAGCCCCTTTGCGTGCAAGCACGCTTTCGGCTTTTGACGCATGGCTCACTACTTTTTGTCCGAAAGCGATTGCTTCGCAATCCCCAAAACATTCGCTTTTGCCCTGCTCCGCAGGTCAATCGCTCATGTTCCGGCCCTGCCATATGGCAAAAGCTTCCGTCGTGCAAGCACGCCTTCGGCTTTGCCGCATGGCTCACTACTTTTTTGTCCGAAAGCGATTGCTTCGCAATCCCCGGAACATTCGCTTTTGCCCTGCTCCGCAGGTCAATCGCTCATGTTCCGGCCCTGCCATATGGCAAAGCCCCTTTGCGTGCAAGCACGCTTTCGGCTTTGCCGCATGGCAGGGCTTTCGGACAAAAAAAGGAAGCCTTCGGTTGGAAGGCTTCAAAGAATTATATTTATCAAAATAAAAGGGGGGATAATTTTTACAAGATTATAATACCAAGAAGTTGTTTCAAACAAATAACGAAGTTGTTAAATTTCTGTGAATTATAAATAGCTTGTCTGAACGGTCATTCCTGCCTTCTTGTCTGATAAAAGCCTGATTTTTCAGGCGCCTATCGCTGCCGGTTCGTGCTCTCCCGCTCAATCAGTTTGGTTGCAAATGTCTTTTTCAAATCTTGTCTTGGCAGCATATGCCCGCCCGCACTTTGATTCATACTTTCAATCAATTCAACGGCCGCCTTACTCATCGCTTCTTTTTGCTGCTCAATTGTGGTGATGCCTGGGGTCATCAGCCGTGAAATACTGGAATTATCTACGCCCAA of Lachnospiraceae bacterium oral taxon 500 contains these proteins:
- a CDS encoding DUF1016 domain-containing protein, which translates into the protein MGKEKQGVIIPAAPNLSEMDETYFRFIEDVKNEIKNRRITAVLSANSSMICMYWNIGRAVLEKQNQQGWGAKVIDRISKDLKEAFPDMNGFSPRNIKYMRKFADCWRDYEIVQRIVAQLPWRTNISLLDKLSDGESRLWYAYKAIENGWSKDVLDIQIETKLKERTGKVINNFSNTLPPVDSDMVVQSFKDPYLFDFLGTDMPRRELEIEKRLIEHIQKFLLELGQGFAFVGRQVHMEVGDQDFYIDLLFYHLKLRCYVVIELKACDFEPGFVSQLTMYQNIVDDILKYPDDNQTIGLLLVKGKNKTVVEYSLAGFNKPIGVAEWQNQLQNSLPENLKSSLPSIEEIERELE